The sequence below is a genomic window from Anopheles cruzii chromosome 3, idAnoCruzAS_RS32_06, whole genome shotgun sequence.
CAACCGGCTTGCGGTACTACGACGCACCTCTTGACGGCCAAAGTATACACATTCCACTACACACGCCTCCGGAGGAGCGGTCGCTAGCCGGCGGTTCGTTCCGCAGTACGACGAGCGGTCACAAGACCTCATCCCACATACCGGTCGCAGATAATCACGGACCCGTGTTAGCATCGGCTACAACCAGCCAAAGCATTTTGAAGCACTCAAAACAGAACACCACACCAAAACAGCAACGCATTGCCAACATGACCGTTACGATACACGATCGGCCGAAGCCGATGCCTCCGCTCAAATGCTATCGAATTGACAATCCGGACGGTAGTATTATCATACCATTAAAGTCGCCTATCGAAGAGAAAACCGCAGACTCCCATCAATGGGAGAATGTGATTGGCGAACTGTCGCAGCGCATCGAGATGCAAGCTGGTGACTGCCGGGACGGAGTGCCCGTTCCAGCTGCCGCGGGCAGTGGTAGTAAAAGTAACAGCGCCCCAACGAACCACCGACCAGCTTCGCTCTTGTGTAATGATGTTGAATCAGCATCTCACTCAAAGAAGCAGGGTTCCCAACATATACTAACAGCAGAGTCTCTACCAATtcctcctccaccaccaccacctcctcccTTTTCTACATCACCATCCCTTCCGTCAACCTCATGTGCAAAACCCGTTCCGATAGCGGCAAGTTCGACCGGCCGGAAGTTAGTGATGGCCGCCGAAACTCATGGAACACTACcgcagcaagcagcagcagcggcagtaaTGATGCgccagcgacagcagcagcagcagcagtccttTTTCAAGCTGCGTATGGGCTCCGGGAGCGAGGAGCAATTATTCAGCACCACTCTGAACGATTACTCAAAGGAACTACACAGGAACAGCTCCAACGTAAGCCAGAGCTCCTCAGTGGCCACGCTACAAAGGTCGAGTAATGAAAACGACCCAGAACCAGTCGGTTGGCCACCCGGCGGAATCGTAGGCGACGGACCGTCTGGGAAACCGTTTGCCGGTAATTGTAGTGAACATCCAGACGAACGAGCCGTTAGTGtaacatcatcatcttcaccTCAACAGGTCCCGATGtcggaaagggaaaaaaatgggGTGAAGGAGCCACCACCTGAGCATCGGCAACAaagccagcagcaacaccagtaTGTTACAGCAAGTAATACGGAAGCAACAGTCACAACATCGCCGAATGGAGATTATGCAGCGGCCGATGCCACTGTATCCCGTCGTAGCAGTAGTAGCCCAATCGAATACGCTAGTAGCGAGTACAAGAACTACCActaccaccatcagcagcaccattaTAGCCAGCCGCGTAATCATCGCCAAAAACAACGCCACAAGCACCAGGATCCTGCTTCAACAAACGAGGACGTTCCGATTGGGGCCGTTCCCGCAGATGTGTCgtcggaaagcgaaaaagacTCCGAGATTGATTCCGTGTCGACCACTGGTCGCCACGCAGTCCGTCCCAATATGCTTACAATCGAGGACCACGAAAGTGCTGGCCTGGTGTTTCAGGAGTCGTTCGACGATGAGTTACCGTATATACCGACTACGCTGCCGGAAGAGAAACCTATCGGTATCAAGCTGATGCCGGTCAAGGAGCGTGCTCAGATCGACCTCAAAACATACCATCCACTCGAACGACCAAGGTCGACGACCCCCATACATCCGTTGGCGTCACTGGATGCTTACTGCGACCGTTCAACCATTGCCGGTCTTGGCGATGCATCTGCAGCTTCTCAGGCTCTCGGAGAGCGAGGAGCCTTCGGCGTGCCCGGAGGAGGTACCGAAAAGCTACGTATCAGCTTACCTGCTAAAAAGCCAGGCGAAAACACTGGAGCTTCTAGTGGTTCCAGTGCGAAGCGGATTCTTGAACACCGCTCATCGCTTGGTGCTATCACACTGTCGACGCCGTCAGTAACAGCAGCTGTGAGCGCGGGCACAGCGAGGAGTGCTAGTGCCGGAGGAGCAATGGCTAAACAGATCCGAATGATCCGATGTCGCGCGCCTACAGAAGAcacgccatcgccgccaccactgccaccgcgAAAAGCGACCGGTGTGACAGTCACACCACCCGGGCACAAATGGATCGACGTGGAAGCGCTACCGGAAGTGCGGAAAGCTCCCAAACGCATCACAGCAATACCCCAAAagccgcaccagcagcagcagcagcagcagcaacagcagaaacaGCATCACGACCACCAATCGTCAACAAGTTCGCGCCAACCGGAAACCTCGCTACACAGACAGGAGATCGACTCCGATGGACAAATTTACACGTACGTTAATCCGGAGGATTGTCAGTGTGAATGTCATGAACATGAGCGTTCGGCTGcctccaccagcaccatcgacCCGCTTTACGTTCCTGTGGATATCGACCCTGCAGACGACTGTGGGCCATTGCTTcgttcgtcctcgtcctcgtcgacgGCAGGCGTTTCTAGCACACCGGCGATTATCGACCCAACGAGTGACCCTCACAAACCTACTGAAAGGTTGTAACAGATCCACGAAAGGTAAGCGTCGCTAATCGCTGAAACGTTGAGAAATGAAAGTTGCAACTTTTTCAAATCAAACGTATTCGATTCGTGAGGTTTGAATAAACTATAGAATAATAGCAAAACAATGCCAAGAATTTGAAGTTATTGGTCCACTTTATAAAGTACTTACGTTtacgtttccgtttcgataGGGAAAGCTGAACACGGGCTGAAATTGAGCCATCCTTATTTACGCTCTAAGAAGAAAACCGTAGCGTGGTTTATACAGATTTGTCTAGTATGAAGTTGTATTTGCAGAAGGATACAACTTATTGAAGTTTAGTCATGCGTACAACATCCGTCTCGCACTTTCACTTTTGCTAAAAGCTTTTACTTTTTCTAGAAAGCGAAGAATATGGCAGACGACAAATTAAAGATaatacacaaaaaaagttATAACAATACCCTTCCGTTGGACAAATGAAAGAATCGCAATGTAAGTTCACCAGCTGGACCTAGATTTGGACCTATTGAAGAAGCGGACATCGGATACAGTTTTTCTCACAACTCTACACACAAAATCACATATAACACCTTGCATGTTTCTCTCCGATTATAATTAACTCTTAACAGTTCGATGACAGAATGTAGTTTCAAAAGCAAGAAATTTCCACACAAAGCAAGTGGTCGAATAATTAAATAGTAATTTCATCATAAATGAAACATCATGCGATCTATAGGAGGTAAAATACGGTATATAACTTCACGGTATGATTTGCATTTCTGTTGCAATACAAAACGGCCGAGTGTATTAGTCGATAAACGCCAACGATGGAAACGTATATCGGCTTATGTTTGAGTGTTACTATGATAATGTTTAATTTGATAATGGTAGTTAAGGAAGCTAGTAAGCTATATTCGGTAAAAATGTCCTTGCTAGTTAGACCATGAATGTCGAGCAAATTGATAAGTCACAACTAATGAGCATGTCACATGTTTAGATCAATCAATCAGATGAAATTGAGATCGTTAGCACTGATCGATTACGTATGTGCAGCCCATTTTGTGCTCACGACTCCTTAATCACTTGAAACACAACTCATAAAAATGCTTGCTATCGGATTCGAAACTTCGCCCTTCAAAGTACCAAGTAAACTTAGCCAGACGCTCGCTCTGTATACACTTATGTTGTATTTGTATCGTTGCAAAAATATATGCAGttgaataaatataataatGAAAACAGTTTAAACTAAACAATTGATTTACCATTTGAGTTTCAGGATTTTACCATTTTTACGCAGCTGGTTGGAATTGGCCGCCAGGAACGAAATGGTGAGCGCTATCTCGACGACACTTTCGAAGTCGTAGCCGCTGTAACTCCGATGGCTCATCCGATGGTGCTCCGTTGCCTCCCGAACTTCTCGTCTCCAGCTGGCCAGTGTAAAGATTACCGTTCCTATCGCGTATTCTGTAAGCGTTCGTGATCATGATGCGCTGCTTGCGGACTTGAAGTTGAATGAAATCGCGAATCGCTGACCGTGTGAGCCGAACCGCGGTTAGTGCGGTCTTAGTACCTTGCGTTAGTAGCAAATGGCTTCCACTTATCGGTCCGGAAGTGACCTTAATTCTAAAGTCGAAGTTAACGCTATTCGTGGCATCAGCTGCGAGGCTGCAAGAGCTTGAAGCTCAGTTGCAAGTAATCACTGACTGCTACAACAAACTTAGCTTTGGGTTGCCGCAGTGATTTTGTGTTGCATGGAGTTTTTTATAGTCATGGTTCGTTTACGTGTAACGGCCACGTATAAGCCAAGACTACTTGTTGGTTATTACCAGAGATGCCActaaaatattgattacaGTGATGATGGTCACAAGTATCGAGGTGCCAATCTTTAGCCGATAGGATCCATTGGCTGGGCTTTGATTTTGGATGGCtctgtaaaaacaaaagaaaacgtgGGAATATTGAAGGATACCGAAAAGTGTACCgagaaaaggcaaacaaaacaaaacgaagcgaaaacgtAAATTATACATGTTTGTAAACATTATCCTTCTGATCGGAACCTTACCTTAATTATAATCACACCACTCGCGACGACAAGGAAGAAGCAGTCCTCGAAGCAGCTTGAGCAGGTGCGGCCATTGATCCGCGATCCCATCAAgatactgctgctgggggCCGGCGAGTCCGGGAAAACGACCATCATCAAGCAGATGAGAATTCTGCACATCCAAAACAGCTACAGCAATCTACAATGGcaatcaaaaaacaataagTAATCATATCCAACtcatttggtttattttttgatATTCTTACCTTGGGGGCCCGCGCACATTTCGTTCCAGGGCGAGTAAACCACCACAgcacaccaacaaccaccacaccacagcaacgctgaattaaaaaaatggcacggCTCGGGCGACGAGATGACATTACGAAGGAAGCACAAAGGAGCGGTTTGTGCCTCTGTTTGAATCATTCTTCGCCCTCTAGGAGTTGTGTGCGAAAGATTCAAACAGAGGCACAAACATTGTGTAGGTAGGCAGAGTCACTACGCAAAGCTTACAAACTATATCGCTGACTTGATACCTTTGTGCTTCCTTCAaattttttatgtcttttGCGACGAACACGTTCAACGTATCAGGCACTTCGACTGGATGGGAGAACGTCAtctccgccgccgttgccaaaGGTCGTCCTAAGACGACCTGTCCCGATGCCAATGCCTTTTGATATTTCACAACTTCGAAATCATCGTTTTTGTGAACCAAAAACCAGGCATTGGCATCGGTTGTTGAGTCGGTCTCATGTGTCTACGAGAACTTCTCCCTTATTTCAACCCTACCGTTCGCAAACGTTGGGTAGGGTGTTAAGGGGAGGTGACGACGCGCTGCCTCCAGAAGCAACAGGGCCTTTAATACTATTTGGACCACTCTAATGTGGTCCCGCTCACTATTACTGTATCACTGTACACTATTTACTTTGGGTTTGAGGCCGATTAGATCGGCCTCAAACTCATTAGTCGAGTGGCCGGCAAAGGCCCAAAGTCTATGACTTCGTCCACTACATGGAGGAGGCAGTGGACGTTGCACAGTACAGACCCGACTATTGTGTAGTAGTCTGCAACGTACAGTTCAAGTATTTTTCGTGCATAGTCCAACAACGTCTCATCGCAAGTGGAGTTGCAAATGGCAACCGCCCAATGTAACTTACAATAGAGTTCAAAATCGCGTGGGGACAGCACCTGCTTAAAAACCACGTAGCCTACCACATCCAAGAAGTACCCCCACATTGAAAGGGTCCAGAGTCCAATGTTCGTATCGAACTGCCCGCCTTCCCGTTCATCCGGAAAGTTGACCTGGCGCAAAAGATCTTGAAGTTTGTCAAAATTGACATTTGACATACGATCTTTTGCCGTAAATGCCTTAAAAAAAGTTTGCGCTGCACCTAAGTGCAGCAAATGGCGGTCGTCACTGACAAGTACATCCCTAATGATGTCTATATTGCGCAGATAGACCAAAGGGGTCATCTGCGTAGGATCACCATATGTACGATATGTTGCATCGTACACACGGCCCTCGAAATcagcgtgcgttcgtgcggGCCATGGTGTGTCGCTGTGGAAAGAAACAACGCCGTCAATTATTGTGCCCGGGTTGAGGCACTTGGGGCACCCAAACATTCCCCATTGCGAGACCGTCTCtgttgaaaaacaataaataagttaaaatttaaatgaattaCCCCGCCAAGAAACCTACCATTCATGCGAAAACGTGCCTCAGCATCTCCAAGCACCGCTCTGACAGTCACGTTGGGCATGTCGCGCAACTGCTCGCAGAGCGGGCCGAGTAGCACGTGCGGGTTTGGGGGTTCGCTGCCACCAAACACCGTAAGAACGAAACGTTCGCTCGGTGGTTTGGTGGCTTCGCGAACTCGCCCCATTACCACCCACGATTGTAGTTTCGGATTGCGCATGCATTTGAACGGTACCCCATCGATAAAGATGTCCAATTGAATTGGACCTGTAGCGTCTGTAACGTAATTGCGAATTGCGTCTTCTGTAATGTGATGGTGTTACGTTATAATATATTGATATATATTAATATAAATAtctattaataataataatgtactaggtctatacgttgagatgtgaactgttcaaaagatggctgtacctgccgattgagacttcccagttttgctgttcattcatcattaccttgtgttgacatcaggtaaatgatttcaggttgaaaaaaaaatatttcagtttgcaacccatcattgaaagggttaaactatgtcaacttttgtgcctgaaaatgacggtttgcggggattataaattttcagctcctcttgaagaaaactgcttcggaattgcacgaaatgcttgtcgggacttgtgtttggaagatcgcagtgcttaaggaggtttaaaaaattctaaaatggcgattttgactttacaaaaaaaagcgtccaaggactccaaaaaacggactttctgatgggacagaaaggtgtggtgtgtcacaagctcctaaaacctagtggaaacgttaattccgatcgctactgacaacaaatgatcaatttgaaccatgcattgatcgaaaaacgaccaaaaagccaatttgttatcaacaatggaggcgcctagtaggccgtggaatcaagcaccaggtgcctaaaaaagcaaaaatgtttcaggatactttcaaatcacttggatgggagctgctatttctccccgcgttattcaccagacttggctctttccgaatatcattcattttcatcgatgggacacgtattggctgagcagcccttcgtttttctacgaggaagtcgaaatgggatgactaattagtttacttaaaaagtcgaagaattctttcctctggaaatccatgatttagcagagagataggaggaatgtatagctagcaatggcacatactttgaataaaatagaaaatcgcatacaaattttataaacattttttgtgtgttaaaaacagttcacttctcaacgtatagacctagtatatttaaaatataatatgtgataataatgaaataatattCGCTGGgatgataataaaattttagaGGCGTACTTACCGACATTACGCTGCCATATGGCCGCCGGCTGAGAAAGGCCAGGGACATCGATGGGCGTGATATCCCACGGACTTTCTAGCACGGTCGCTCGTGGCTTGGACGGTCCCGGTTGTTGGCCATCGTTCGGAGTCGCGCGCCGCTTGGACGGTCCCGGCTGTTGGCCATCGTTCTGAGTCGCGCGCCGCTTGTTGGTGTTGGATGACATACTAGGTAAGGTAAAACAATTACAACCCAAAAGGAAAGCAACCCAAAAGGAAATTACTAGAAAGGCACTACAAAACTAACTAAGGCTAAAGCTTAAGCTGTTATCTGCTTTAAACG
It includes:
- the LOC128270553 gene encoding uncharacterized protein LOC128270553 translates to MNVGAPSPPSSRKQKRLGPAPIASMEETAADEKAQMDHQNNYQSHRWLNDKPSTDSNRGSPTKSFDCPSALTPATPRIDISRASSHSSHHDSRDSSPENVFDQVGTGTLQDSGVLGFREEDTLDLRNSTEELQFMEPQKGTHEKEKPNTQIIYSSSLSQRYSPIIWKLDDQSTLLTQQHHSQQQQTQQQLHNRKDSASSEVVAFLSISGRTSRLSSVGSQGSANSKLSATSALSAISRSPSPHKMLLETSFCGAKPLQTFAEGAIVGSSLEASTEKVLEQVILSRKKDPTEAVLAEGVNIHVTTSSFTSNEMRSGRSSCFHQQPPPGVGVVRENPSEENGGRHVRRKSDCGTATVELDMMQQLKVTQTSRSVGNKRHIPPRDLKNSIIGTMPSGTEYIRIKLKPDHCYSDNGIADNERIVEKTKENGGHELSVSHDHTRASDRLEPHHNTSTTRSPSPANVSVSRKNSFCSLFKFRDVGSNDKSQNLQQHSQQLTRKKRSSTASNESGMIGGDMSTNSTPSKQKLVLKMFKSKRDPKSKSPSPMGSTADAIGQPFTGGGSGGDHYATSNMSVERSPGTTGLRYYDAPLDGQSIHIPLHTPPEERSLAGGSFRSTTSGHKTSSHIPVADNHGPVLASATTSQSILKHSKQNTTPKQQRIANMTVTIHDRPKPMPPLKCYRIDNPDGSIIIPLKSPIEEKTADSHQWENVIGELSQRIEMQAGDCRDGVPVPAAAGSGSKSNSAPTNHRPASLLCNDVESASHSKKQGSQHILTAESLPIPPPPPPPPPFSTSPSLPSTSCAKPVPIAASSTGRKLVMAAETHGTLPQQAAAAAVMMRQRQQQQQQSFFKLRMGSGSEEQLFSTTLNDYSKELHRNSSNVSQSSSVATLQRSSNENDPEPVGWPPGGIVGDGPSGKPFAGNCSEHPDERAVSVTSSSSPQQVPMSEREKNGVKEPPPEHRQQSQQQHQYVTASNTEATVTTSPNGDYAAADATVSRRSSSSPIEYASSEYKNYHYHHQQHHYSQPRNHRQKQRHKHQDPASTNEDVPIGAVPADVSSESEKDSEIDSVSTTGRHAVRPNMLTIEDHESAGLVFQESFDDELPYIPTTLPEEKPIGIKLMPVKERAQIDLKTYHPLERPRSTTPIHPLASLDAYCDRSTIAGLGDASAASQALGERGAFGVPGGGTEKLRISLPAKKPGENTGASSGSSAKRILEHRSSLGAITLSTPSVTAAVSAGTARSASAGGAMAKQIRMIRCRAPTEDTPSPPPLPPRKATGVTVTPPGHKWIDVEALPEVRKAPKRITAIPQKPHQQQQQQQQQQKQHHDHQSSTSSRQPETSLHRQEIDSDGQIYTYVNPEDCQCECHEHERSAASTSTIDPLYVPVDIDPADDCGPLLRSSSSSSTAGVSSTPAIIDPTSDPHKPTERL